DNA sequence from the Hemiscyllium ocellatum isolate sHemOce1 unplaced genomic scaffold, sHemOce1.pat.X.cur. R, whole genome shotgun sequence genome:
actgtcactcagtaacccctctccccccctccagggccctgtgttactgactgtatccctactgatgttaatccatcTCCCTCACTAAGTATAACTCTCACCCCCCAGGAAGCAGGGGGAGTTTATTCTGCCCCTCGAGGCCTTCTGTGCTAGCCCATAGGATTGCAGGTGATTTGACTGTGTCTCAACGCCCCTATGCTCTCCTCTCCACCACTCCCCCCTGGCTCCCCCTCGATCAACAATCTGTTATGGTGGCCCATGGTGGATGtgttttccctaggatgagggatttcaagactgggggcatatttttaaaatgagaggaaaGGGATTTAAATCTTCCATTAGGGGCTGGCCTAGTCCCCTCTGCTCTCgattgggagaggttgagtgAGGAGTGGGGGGGTCTgcctaccctctgagagaagcagTCCCAGGAAGACAAGGTGGtaaagatgatgtttggtatgcttgtctttattggtcagtgcatttagtATAGCAGtcgggaggtcgtgttgcggctgtacaagatatagtgtacttttgaaatactgcattcaattctggtctccctgctgtaaggAAATatatcatgaaacttgaaaggttgcaGAAAGAGCTTtgcaagatgttggagggttttaactatggggagaggctgaataggctggggctatttcgccgagcggcagaggctgaggggtgacctctttagaggtttataaaatcatgaagggcatggataatgtAAATAGTCAAAATCCTTgaccccagggtaggggagtccaaaactagatgggcataggtttagagtgagaggggcaagatttaaacagggcctaaggggcaacgttttcatacagagggtggtgtgtatgagctgtcagaggaaggggTATACGAaaaggaagcgtttagagggatatgggccaagtgctggcaaatgggactagattaatttaggatatctgctcggcatggatgagttggaccgaagggtctgtttctgtgctgttcaggTCTATGACTCTTACTCATCATCTCTGTCTTCAGTGGGAGATCCCCTCATGCTGATAGTGAATCACACTCTCATCCTGGATGCTAACCCTCCCAGtgtgaggtggggatagggggGGTAGATGTAGGAGGGAAACATGCTCTCCACTAATGtctcctgcacacacaccccctcccccttcctggTAACTAGTTGCGGACAGAACAGAGCATCGCAGTGCCGGCTGTCTAACCTGGTTTTGTACTTATAGGTCAAGTGGTACAGGGGTGTAAGGCAGACCCATGGACCCGGTCCCCAAGAGCAGTTCACCATCACTCGTGGCCAGCGACAGGGCGCAGGGTAAAGGCATCACCCTCTTGAGGGTGAACAAGGTGCTGGCCAAGGGCATGAGGCAACTCTTTGCCAACCAGAGGGAACCCTCGGCCGAAGTTGAGGAGAGGTCACAGGCTGGGACTGGCCACAGCCTGCATGAGAAGAGTTCCTTCTTGCGCAGTTTCATGCTTCCCTTGGACGACGAGCTCTCGGTGCCCACCGACAGTCAGAGGACCTCCATTGCTGAACCGAACCTGCGTTCTGACCAGAAGGTTGCCATGCAGGGCTCCAGCGACCACTGGCGCAGGTCTGCTTCGGGATTCCACCGCCACTTCATCCCCAAGATGGGCAGGAAGAGTTCCGTTCTGAGCAAGAGGCAGGAGGAGACCATCCGTGAGAAACAGGTGCAGCCGCAGGACGAGGaggcggaggaggaggaggaggaggaggaggaggaggaggaagaacagGAGGACTCTTGGCCTGCACCGCATCGCAGCCTCCAGGCGTTCAAGCCCCTCGAGTTACTAGGCACTGCCAAAACCCAGCGAAACCTGCACCCGTCCATCAAGTTGAACACGCAGACCATGACAGAAAGGCTCCTGGGCATGAACACCGAGTCCAACGTCAGTGTGGAAGAAGCCAAGGCTAAGTCCAAGGCCCGGTTTAGAGACAGTCGCCGGTTCTCCCTTTATCACAGGTTGCCAAAAATCAGAAGCTCAAAGAAAGAGAAGGTAAGGGTCAGTCTCCAGTGCTCTCTTACCACCTCCACACTCATTTCAAGGAACGCGTTTCAGCTTCTCTGCCTAGCGGCCAGTGACGGACATCCTGGGGCCATGTGCCCCTTGGATGGGACCACTGTGCCCCACCCCCATGTATATGAGATTGTTTAAAGCTCTCTCCCACTAGCCTCCCTTAACCTCCAGCGTCTCTCCCTCCCACCCGACGCTCCTCTCTGACTGGGCTCCATTGGTACCCTTTCTCCCCCTTTATGTTTTGTCAGTTTTCAGCTCTCGCTGGATCAGCCGGCTTACGTTACCATTGCGATGTGTTGTTGTTGCACACATCGGTGTGTGGATAAGCCACCATCGGGGACCGTGTTGCTCATCAGCTGCAGCTTTTCAGACACGTTGCAAAAGCTGTCGCCGCTGGGCTTGGCAGAGGGGTTGGGAGGAGTGCAGCACAGTGTGTGTTAAAACCACAGACGCTGACGACCCAGCCCCACCACTGCCCGCAGCAGAGGAAGTGTTTCAGCTCTGTTTTCGAGCACAGCTGCTTACCCGAGACCCCCAGCAACCTCCTTCGGCAAAAGGGAGACCACTCGGGACGGAAGCCTTTGGCCTGTCCCACTACATTCTGCCTCCGGTGAAAAGATCTGACCACTGGCTGTGTCACTGAGTTTGATGGTGACAGGGGAAGCTGCCTGCTCCAGCACTGTTGGGAACGATGGTGCATCACTTCAGTCTGAGAAAGAGGCGATGCAGCCTCCAGGTAAGAGTACTTCATTCATTTCCCCGTTGTGTTGAAGAGCTAACTGTCAGGGCACCCCTTGATCCTCTCTTTACAAAAGCAGCAAGCCATGGGCTTCTTGAGAGTTAAGATCCACCTGTTATCACTTGAAGAATCTGGTCACATCTTCACCTGTGCCTCAATTTTATTTAACATTACAGAAacagggaactgtgcacggtaCTCCGGGTATgagtctgaccgagggatacagagatggggaactgcgcgcacggtgctccgagtgtgggtctgaccaagggatacggagatggggaactgcgcacacggtgctccgagtgtgggtctgaccgagggatatgGAGACGGGGAACTGCGCACACGGTGCTCCGactgtgggtctgaccgagggatacggagattgGAACTGTTCATGCTGCTCCGACTGTGGgtctgagggatacggagatggggaactgtgcacggtgctccgagtgtgggtctgactgagggatacagagatggGAACTGTgtacggtgctccgagtgtgggtctgactgagggatacggagatgggaactgtgcacggtgctccgagtgtgggtctgactgagggatacagagatggGAACTGTgtacggtgctccgagtgtgggtctgactgagggatacagagatggggaactgtgcatgGTGCTCCAagtgagggatacggagatgggaacTGTGTACGGTGCTCCAagtgagggatacggagatgggaactgtgcacggtgctccgagtgtgtgTCTGAGTTAAGGATATGGAGatgggaactgcgcacggtgctagATGTGTGAGTCCGAGTGAGGGGTAtggagacaggaactgtgcagggtGCTCCAAGTAtgagtctaactgagggatatagagaagGGAACTTTGTGTGTACAAACTAGTTGCTCTGCCAGCTCCCATCTgtgtctgcaatttttttttacagaggtgGGTGGTGCCATTTGGGCAGACCTTCAGTGAGTGGTGGAAAGTGCTAGAGGAATGAATGCACTTtcacagaacagtacaggtccttcagcccttgaccttgtgcCGGCCTTTTACcccactctaagatcagactaacctacatgcccttcattgttctatcttccatgtgccctatccaagagtcacttaaatgttcctaatgtatctgactctactaccatgcactccatgcacccaccactgtgtgtgtgaaggagttactgctgacatctcccctaaaccttcctccaattatcttaaaactgtgtccccacgtgatagccatttccaccctgggagaaatTCTTTGGCTATttgctctatccatgcctctcaacatcttatacacctctattaagtcagcTTCCATCCTTGTTTGTTCCAAAGCGAAAAGCCTTAGcttttcataagacatgtcctctgcacccttccacacctttcctgtaatgaggcgaccagaactgaacaccattcttgattgaggttttggagaggggggagggggggtctgAGCCAGGTTAATAAAGAAACAACCAACAATACTCGGTAGAAACTGTTCCTGTTTACAGCTGGTGCCGGATGTGAGCATGGTTTCGATGGTTGATGTCAAAACCAAGAACACTCCCAGCTCATTTACAGCCACAGCTTGCTCAGCCAAATATGACTGAACTCACTGTGACCTGCAACAGCCTCCTTCCTCCCAACCTCTAGCCCAAAGAAAACAAAACGATGCAGTTTTCTACTTCCTCTCTGACTGGTCCCTTTTTTGTTTTTATGGTATGGGAGCTGCGTGCTGGGCCTGCAGTTAATCGCCTCTTCAGAGGGTGACAGTGACCAGCTCCAGTTTATAGGACCAATTGCGGTGCCCACTGTGGGGTGCAGTTCCAGGACTTTAACCTGGCAAAACTGAAGGGACGGCTAATACCATTCTGAGTCaggatcgtgtgtgtgtgtgaggaaggtggggggggggggggtttcagGAGTTGATGTGCTGGATAGTGTGGAGTGCTGGAGTAGATTGCAACAAGACATTAACAGGataataagtggcagatggagttcaacctggaaaagtatgaagtgctTCATTTcgaaaggtcgaatttgaatgcagaatacagagttaaagtcaggattcttggcagtgtggtggaacagagggatcttggggtccacatcaaTCAATCCCtccaagttgccacccaaattggtAAGAGCTGTTAAGAAGGTTTGTTGGTTGTCATTTGCTGGGGAATTGAGATTAAGAGCCGTGAgcagctctgtagagccctgATTAGTCCCAaacttgtgttcagttctggttgcctcattataggagagatgtgttggctttagagagggtgcaaagaagatttaccaggatgctgcctggactgaaggaaGGGTTTTTATGGCATAATTTGAAGAAGCTAGGGACTTTCTCATTGGAGcacagaaggatgagaggtgacttgataggtgttgtgtgatttttaactttgtacaccccagtccaacacctgcatctccaaatcatgattaaacCAATGAGTGTAAAGTGCTGCGTTGGTCTTGAGCTGGAATTAATGGAGGGAAGTTTTTTCTGTCTCTCGGGTCTTTGCCTTTCAGGCTGATGCAGCAGAAGTGACCAGCTTAGCACTGCCACCCAGCCCCCCAGCTTTCAGCTTGTCAGAGACCTCTGAGCAGCTGTCCGACAACTCCCACGTGGAGGTGTTGCTGCAGGAGCTGAAAACTGAGCAGGGTCTGCTCCATCAGAAGATCCTGAAGATCAGCGAGCAGATCCGGGTGCAGCAGACCCACCGTAACACCAACGTCTCAGAGTACCTGCGACTCATCGCTCGTACTGACCACAGCCAGGCCTTCCGCTTCAAGCAGGCCTTCGAGAAGAAGAACCACTACCTCACCTCGGTCATTCTGCAGCTCCAGAGGAGGCTGCAGCAGTACGTCAGGAAGCAGCAGCAGCTGGAGAGGGAGCTGGAGCTGCTGCGGGAGAAGAACCCCTCCCTGTTTGCCATACAGGGGTTGAGGAGCGATCATCTGCTGGAGGAGAACCAGACCGAATCCCCATTTCACAGCGAGGCCAGCTCCCTGTCCAAGACGAACCTCCTGCCGCATGCACTGTCGGAGATCCAAGGTGTCTCCAAAGTGACTCCGTTAGACAAGTTTAACCCTCCCTACCAAACTCCCCACCCCTTGCAGCAACTCAGCTTGCCTGATGATGACtactccaccaccaccagctTCTCTGAAGATCTGCAAGACCTGGCAGGGCTCAACTACAATATTAAGGCAAACGGGATGAATTCCTTAGAGAGACAAACTACTGGCTACTTGTCCATACTGGAGGAGTTGACTGACATCAAAGAAACACAACTGAATTTGGAGCTGAACTTTAAGAACATAGCAGAGCAATACAATCACCATTACTTGGTTTTTCAAGAGTCCTTAGAAGAGGAGAAATACAGGTATAATTTCCACGATGGTTCATTCCTTCACGTTCTCCTTCTGCTGCCACCTGCCCCAGTCACTGTGGGACAATCCACAGGTTTTTAAAACCCATTCTGGCCATTGTTTCCTCAATTAGCAGCTCCCCCGCcccgcccacccaccccccccccgcctcccccccccccccccgcgcagGGGAGCAGGGAGTAGAAAGAGGAAGGGGAATAGGAAAAGGTGAGTGGAGGGGGCTGGAGGACAGTGGGGAGATGAGAAGAGAAAggtgggaatgggaaggggagagtgtggtggggtggAAGACAGTAGGGTTGCAAAACCTCCAGGACAAACTCCAGGGAGAGGAATGGACGAGGCGGTGGGGGAAAAGAGCGACAGAGTGAGAGGAAGCAAGTGAATGAGCAGaatgggtgagaaagagagaaggaagatGGAGTGGGAAAGCAGAAGGTTAAGAAaaaaaggagagaggagaaagagacagaggaatGAAGGAGAGATAGGAGTACTGGTGACCAAGCTTTAGGTCAACACTACAAAGACTAGCTGGGAATGAACAATGATGTCCGGAGTGTGcaggttatagaacatagaactatacagcacagaacaggcccttcggcccacgatgttgtgccgaacatttgtcctagcttaagcacccatccatgtacctatccaattaccgcttaaaggtcaccaatgattctgattttgccactcccacaggcagcgcattccatgcccccaccactctctgggtaaagaatctacccctgacatcccccttatACCTtgcacccttcaccttaaatttacacAAGAACTTGTGTGTTAACTTTCTCATTATTTTAGGTCAACCCAACTACAGGCTGAACTGAACGACCTAATGGACCTTCACCAGAACGAGGTGCTGAACTTGAAGAGTGAGCTGGCCAGCCTAGAGGAGAAGATAGCCTACCAGTCGTATGAGAGCAGCAGGGACATCTGGGTCAGTAGCAGGAGCGAGCACTGTGCTGTGGGTTTCAGGGGGATGGGAGGATTAGGGATCCctcctcccaacccccacccaacAGGGCTAGGCGGGATTGTGTCTTGGCATGTGACTTAGAAAAGCCACCAGGTGAAACAGAGAGAGTTGCCACAGGagggtggggttgtttagtgcctGTGTAGTTGAAGTGGCCAgctacttcaactctccctccaactctgccaaggacatgccaaatcctgggcctccaccaccaccaaatcctaaccacacgacacttggaggaagaacacctcatctcctgccttggaactctcca
Encoded proteins:
- the LOC132809034 gene encoding transmembrane and coiled-coil domains protein 1-like, with product MVHHFSLRKRRCSLQADAAEVTSLALPPSPPAFSLSETSEQLSDNSHVEVLLQELKTEQGLLHQKILKISEQIRVQQTHRNTNVSEYLRLIARTDHSQAFRFKQAFEKKNHYLTSVILQLQRRLQQYVRKQQQLERELELLREKNPSLFAIQGLRSDHLLEENQTESPFHSEASSLSKTNLLPHALSEIQGVSKVTPLDKFNPPYQTPHPLQQLSLPDDDYSTTTSFSEDLQDLAGLNYNIKANGMNSLERQTTGYLSILEELTDIKETQLNLELNFKNIAEQYNHHYLVFQESLEEEKYRSTQLQAELNDLMDLHQNEVLNLKSELASLEEKIAYQSYESSRDIWEVLENFQSKMARLEQQQQAAQGEILDHVNTRELLGKTMNLLLIIIAVILMLMSTISALVSPFIKTRARTISTGIVIVLLFFAWHNWELLTAFITRRVILRWR